Below is a genomic region from Streptomyces sp. RPA4-2.
CGCAGTTCGTCGAACTGCAGCTCCACGATCCGCTCGATCTGCCGCTCGCCGAGCGGTTTGAACAGCACGATGTCGTCGACGCGGTTGAGGAACTCTGGGCGGAAGTGGCCGCGTAGCTCGCCCATCACCAGGGCGCGGGCGCCTGGCTTGATCTCACCTTCGGCGGTGGCGCCGTCGAGGAGATGCTCGGAGCCGATGTTGGACGTCATGATGATCACGGTGTTGCGGAAGTCGACGGTGCGGCCCTGAGCGTCGGTGATGCGGCCGTCATCGAGGATCTGCAGCAGGGTGTTGAAGACATCGGTGTGCGCCTTCTCGATCTCGTCGAACAGCACGACCGAGTACGGCTTGCGGCGTACGGCCTCGGTGAGCTGGCCCCCTTCCTCGTAGCCGACGTATCCGGGCGGTGCGCCCATGAGCCGGCTGACGGTGTGCCGCTCCTGGTACTCACTCATATCGAGGCGGACCATGTTCTCCTCGGAGTCGAACAGAGTCCGGGCGAGCGTCTTGGCCAGCTCGGTTTTCCCGACGCCTGTGGGCCCGAGGAAGATGAACGAGCCGATGGGGCGGCGCGGGTCGCGGATGCCGGAGCGGGCGCGGATGATGGCGTCGGCGACAAGCTTGACGGCTTCGTCCTGGCCGATGACGCGCTCGCGCAGGATCTCGTCGAGGCGCAGCAGTTTCTCGCGTTCGCCCTCCTGGAGGCGGGCGACGGGGATGCCGGTCCAGGCGGCGACGATCTCGGCGATCTCCTCCTCGGTGACGACCTCGCGCAGCAGTCGGTTCTGCCCTTGTTTGGCGGCCAGTTTCTCCTCTTCTGCGGCGAGTCGGCGCTCCAGGTCCTGGAGCCGGCCGTAGCGGAGTTCGGCGGCGCGGTTGAGGTCGTAGGCCCGTTCGGCCTCCTCTGCCTCGTGGCGGACCTGCTCCAGTTCTTGGCGCAGTTCCTGCACGCGGCGGATCGCCTGTCGTTCGGCCTCCCACTGGGCGTGTTTGGCGTCGGCCTCGCCGCGCAGGTCGGCCAGTTCCCTGCGCAGCTCCTCCAGGCGTGTTTTGCTGGCGGTGTCGGTCTCCTTGGACAGGGCCGCTTCCTCGATCTCCAGGCGGGTGACGCGCCGGGTGATCTCGTCGAGTTCGGCGGGCATCGAGTCGATCTCGGTCCGCAGCCGTGCGCACGCCTCGTCGACGAGGTCGATGGCCTTGTCGGGCAGGAACCGATCGGTGATGTAGCGGTGGCTGAGGGTGGCCGCGGAGACCAGTGCGGTGTCCTGGATCTTCACGCCGTGGAACACCTCCAGGCGTTCGCGCAGTCCGCGCAGGATGGAGATGGTGTCCTCCACGCTCGGCTCGTCGACCAGGACCTGCTGGAA
It encodes:
- the clpB gene encoding ATP-dependent chaperone ClpB, encoding MDMNRLTQKSQEALQEAQTAAVGMGHTEVDGEHLLLALLDQEDGLIPRLLQQAGTEPKELRAAVREELSRRPKVTGPGAAPGQVFVTQRLGRVLDAAEQEAKHLKDEYVSVEHLLLALAEESSSTAAGRLLTQAGITRDSFLSALTQVRGNQRVTSANPEVAYEALEKYGRDLVLEARSGRLDPVIGRDAEIRRVTQILSRKTKNNPVLIGDPGVGKTAIVEGLAQRIVRGDVPEGLRDKTVFALDMGSLVAGAKYRGEFEERLKAVLSEVKAAQGRILLFVDELHTVVGAGGGAEGAMDAGNMLKPMLARGELHMIGATTLDEYRKHIEKDAALERRFQQVLVDEPSVEDTISILRGLRERLEVFHGVKIQDTALVSAATLSHRYITDRFLPDKAIDLVDEACARLRTEIDSMPAELDEITRRVTRLEIEEAALSKETDTASKTRLEELRRELADLRGEADAKHAQWEAERQAIRRVQELRQELEQVRHEAEEAERAYDLNRAAELRYGRLQDLERRLAAEEEKLAAKQGQNRLLREVVTEEEIAEIVAAWTGIPVARLQEGEREKLLRLDEILRERVIGQDEAVKLVADAIIRARSGIRDPRRPIGSFIFLGPTGVGKTELAKTLARTLFDSEENMVRLDMSEYQERHTVSRLMGAPPGYVGYEEGGQLTEAVRRKPYSVVLFDEIEKAHTDVFNTLLQILDDGRITDAQGRTVDFRNTVIIMTSNIGSEHLLDGATAEGEIKPGARALVMGELRGHFRPEFLNRVDDIVLFKPLGERQIERIVELQFDELRRRLAERRITVELTDSARKVIAHQGYDPVYGARPLRRYISHEVETLVGRALLRGDVQDGATVRVDAEHGELVVTYDQPEDVKGARAV